Below is a genomic region from Corvus hawaiiensis isolate bCorHaw1 chromosome 24, bCorHaw1.pri.cur, whole genome shotgun sequence.
CGTGGCCCTGGTGCGCCGAGCGTTGCTCACTCTGTCAGGTGATCGATGCCTCTCCAcgctgccggggctggggtTTGTGGCCAATCCCAAACTGCAGCTGATGCCCAAGGCCACTTCTGCTTTTGGCCAGGGAGGCTGTACCCACCAGGGTACATCAGCATCAGCTCTGGCTTTGGTTTGATTTcatggaaaaagggattttcccAAAGCTCCTGCTCTCCTAATCCCCCCTGGGCTGAGATTCTGCCTGGACAAAGGCAGTGGGAGCAGCGAGGAGGAGGTGATGGCCAAATCAttgctcagcagctccagccaccacAGCTTCAGTCCCATCCCGGCTGCTCCCCCGCGTCAGCGATTTGGAGGAAAAGGCGTGGGTTTTGTGGCCTGTGACTGTGAGGAAAGTGATGAaacccaggctggggctgacaCAGCCGGGGGAAAGGCTCGTGGGGACAAGGAGAGGAcaggctgtgccctgcagggctgggagagagagggaaagggaaggaagcaaAGGGCATCCGAGTGTTCCCCGTGCTGTTCAGCCTCCCTGGGGCACCGCAGGGCTGCTCTTTGCTGGAATGCTCACACTTCTTGGAGCAACTTCCCCCCCAAACCTGTCAAGGGGGCACGGAATGCTCTGGGATCCCAAAAACACGGCATCAGAGCAGTCCTGGCTGAGTCCAGCTCTCACTGCCAGCTGCTGTTTGGGGACACTGGCTGGTCCCTGTCATGCTGGGGGGATGCTCCCCCCACCAGCCCCTGGGCTCGTGCTCAGCAGCACCTCGGCGTGCTGAGGGTTAAGGTGGAAGAGGGACAGGAGACCTTTgtccagctgccccagcacttTATCTGGGACTGCAGCAGGGGTGAAGTCAACACAGGAAACGTCACCGAGCCCACACTGGTCAGTGGCACAATCAGTGCCTCTGGGCAAGGCAGATAGCTCCCTTTATTTCCAACCACAAGGCTCAGCCGCAAAGTTTACGACCAGATCCGAATATTccagagctcccagccctgaAGGCTGCTCGGGTCCGGgaaggatggagcagccaccAAGCTGGGCTGGGACGTGGGCGCTCCAGCACTGCCCGGCCTCGGCACTGCTGGCCTCAGGGTCAGtggagaaaacagagcaaaggCCTGGataaaaataaccttttctgAGCTTCCCTTTCTCGCTGCCTCAGGGTGCATCACTCGTGAgccacctctgctccagcactctAACACACCCCCCATGCCATCAGCAGTCACGTGTGCCACAGTCACTCCTGGGGACCCCCATGGCCAGGAGCCCTCTGCagcccccctcagccccccagggccccccagaaccccccagCCAGCCCAGACCAGGGCTCAGCAGCTCTTTTGTCCCTTCTGGTGGCCTTCAAGGGCCCACCAAGCACGCAGTCCTTGTAAGTTCCCCGAGGGAATCAAAGTGAAATTCTCTGGAAATCACCAGCTGTTCTGGGAGTTTTATGGCACAGAAAGAGCCCCAGGGTCTTTCCAGTCTCCTTGTTACCTTTTTGTTTACCAGCACCAACTGCTGACTGAGGAGAGGtgtattcccagtgctccctcggcccctgccctgcccgcaGGCCCatgggatgctcagggatggCCACAGACACCTCTGGGGTTTCTGCTCTACCTGGGGGCAAAgcatcttcttctttctgcccCTTGGGAATCCCAGGGGAGCTCCAGCCACGCTGGGAgtgcagccctggcagtgccatgGATCACCCAGAGAGGAGGGCAAGGAGGATTTAACCCCCAGTGCAACCCTTTGAGATGTGCAGGAtttctgctgggctgctgctgacagaACATGAGAGGCTTGGGTTTGTTAAAGCTTTTATTGGCTCAGGATTGAAAAATGGAGAATGTGCAGAGCAGATCACAGAGCTGCTCGAGACGCTTTTATATCACAGTGTCCTGGCGAGGACTGGACttctgctgggctctgcagctgcatccctgggTGTCTTCACcccctggggacactgaggcCGTGGTGACATCCCCTGCCCTGCCGAGGTcagtccctctcctgccccatgGATGTCACAGCCCTAAGGGACGGCGGGGGCCAACCCCACCAAGTTATTGCCACGGTCGAAGACGGAGTAGAACTGACGGATGAAAACATCACCCAAAATCCAGAGGGGTCCCGTGGGAGGGGGGATGTCACTCCCCTGGAAGCCGCTGATACAGAAGGTCATGTCAGCGCCATActcctggggaaggagaaggggaaagctGGGATGAAGCCGAGAGCCTCGTGCACATGGAAACACCCAGGAATGGTGGCGAAGCAGAAACCAGCGGGGTTTGTCACCCTCGGGGAcactctgccagctcccagcgtCAGCTttgccactggagctgctgggactTGGGGTTGGTGGTGCCGGGGAGCCGCAGCCATACCACGAGGGTGTAAGCCCGGGCGCTGAGCGTGTAGGGCAGCCCGTTGATGGTGAAGGTCAGGTCAGGCATCACGTCGAGGTTGCTGCACTCCACGGCGTACTGGAACACAGCTGGGGGCTCAGGATGTCCCTTCCAGCAGGGAGGAGTCCCCAAGCtttgtcccctcctgtccccacccTGGCTCTCACCTCTCCATCCACAGACACAGCCCCAATAAGGTTTTGCAGTTCTTTGATCTCCTTGGTGGGGCCCGTGATGAGCGATGTCCCGGTGTCCACGATGGCCTGGCAGCCGTTGGCACAGAAAGTCGCTGTCCCACCCAGCTGGATGCTGGAAgaggggagaaggagcaggagggatttgtcctgccctcccagcccagccctgccctcccaccctgcccagcaccacTCACTTGTCCAGCTGGATCTGCCAGTACCCCTGCTGGGTGACCGGAACCCAGTTCAGGGTGCCCGTGAAGCGAGAGGTGTCAAAGCCCCCAAAAAGCAGCTCTCCTCCCTGGGGGGACTCAGGGttcctgcagggaggagggagaggaggacaCATGAGGGATTTTTTCCGTTTAGCATGAATTTACCCCAAATTTCTCCCCACAAATGCTGTAAGGCCAGAGGTCTGTGCTGCTCAACCTGGTACCAAAAACCCTGCATTGGCTCAgtaaaatatctgtattttggCAGCCCCTCCCGCTCCCTAAAGCAACGCCAGACTCTGAGCAACACCCCGGAGCAAAGCCGTGTCCGTACGAGCTCATGTAGACAGAGAAAATGGGCAGCTCCACCAGATTTTGGGCCATCATGTTGTCGAAGACAGGGGTGACCCCATCCACGGCCAGGGAGGGATAAGCCAGCCCAAGGATCCCATCGAACCCAGCATCCAGGAAGGCTTTTCCCGGCTCACTGATGCTCTCTGCAAACTGCTGGTTGCTCACGGTGAGACCCTCAACCTGCAGGGAGGAGGCGGTTCCGTGTTGAGCCTGTGGGCAAGTCCCGGGCACATCGTCCAGAGCAGGGGACCCCAAAGGGCACTCACGGCTACTTGGTCGGACCCGATGATCCCCGTCAGGCTCCCGGTGCCGTACTGGATGGAGAAGGGGGTCCCTATCGCCTGGTAGGTGCTGGACTGGGTTGGCCGGAACCTGGTGTGCTCAGCTGGGGGAGAAGATGGGATCTGTCACCAGAGATGTCATTTTTTTGCGTGGCCACAGCTGCCAGGAGCCATCACCAGTGAGGAAAAGTGATGGTGCAGCGCGGTGTCACCAAAACTCCTGGTTATGGGGACTCCGCTGAGGGACCTGTTGGAGTTTTGAGGGGGAATGAAACCTCTTCCATTTCAGTCTGAAGGGTCCAAGGGCTGTTGGGGGGAGCAGCATTTAATGAGTCCCCAGAcgagctctgctctccctgctttacagccagcagcagcccccggGCACTGCCGGATCCAGTCACATTCCCCAATTCCCGCTGGGctccggggcagccccggggctgctcggggATGCTCcatgtcccacagcagcagtCTGGGCTCTCTGGGGTCGGCTGATCGCTGACAGCCCCAAAAAGCCACATTTGTCCCCTGCTGAGCCCCTGGGCTGTCACCCCCTGCTTTGACCCCTGGATTTCTGTCACGTCTCTGTGACCTACAGGGCTCAGCTGGGTGGGGGCGGCCCCCAAGACCTTGGGGTTGGTGCCCGGTGGCTTCTCTGGGGTCGGGGGGGTCCCCACTCACCGCAGGCTTTGCTGACACAGTAGACAGAAGGCACCCAGAGGTTGGAGGAGCCCGTGTCGAACACCACGGTGAAATTCTGAGGGGGGGTCCCGATGGAGATCTGCCCAAAATACTCCATCTGCCGAAGAGAGCCCCGTGAGCCATCAGCACACCCAGAAATGCTGGCACGGGGGAGCCGggggtgtctgcagggcacGGATGGGGCTCGGTGTTTGAtctgccccagccaggctgtgccaggtggaaaaaaggagacaaaTATTTAAGGAACAACAATGGGAACTGAGGACAAAAGGCCGCACGGTGGGGGCtgggccctgaggggaccctCGTCACCAGCCGGGAGCTTTGGGGACAGGGCGCTCCCCACTAGGGAACGGGATTGTCCCGGGGAACCCCCTCCACCTCGGGGTGCTCTGTGGtgggctctgccctggaaaGCGTGTAACTTGAATTTTGGAGGAAATCTGTCCCCAGGGGGTGGGCAGAGCatagcagggagggagggggctggcagtgcctgccATGAATGCGCTGCCTTGTCCTCATCCTCACATTCCCGGGGACAGAGGGCCGGGCAGGCAGCGAGCCCTGGCACGGCGGGCACCGCCAGGAGCCGCGGGATTTGTGGGAAGTGTTTGGGCATCGGGCACGGGGCTCAGGCAAATGGAGGGTGCTGCCATCCCTCTGAGCGCCCCTGCTCACATCCAGGTAGTTGACGAGGGGCTCGTTGGTCTCCGAGAAGGCGGCGCAGTCCTCGCTGTCCGTGTCCAGCCCCCCCTGGGCTTTCCAGAGGTGCGAGAGCCGCCCCTGATCCCGCAGCAGCTTCCGCAGGGAGCGGCGCCTGGTCAGGGGCACCCTGGGGAGAAGGGTCCTGGTCACTCATGGAGGTGCTGCCGATGTCCTGCAgtccctgtgcccaccctgAGGGTCCCGGCACCAGGCCAGGATGAGGGTTTAGAGCCCACATCCTCCCACTGCAATGATTTCCAGCCGAGGCCCAGCGAAAGAGGGGCACTTGATGTGTTTTAGGAGGCAGGAAATGAAGGCCAGAGCGCGCAGGGGAGCATCCACGCCACGGCGGTGGCGGGACAGGCAGCTTGGTGTCCGTGCTGGGAAGGACCTTGGGGCTGGGCAGGATGAGCAGGGCCAAGGGGAATTCAGGCCGGTGTTTTCTGCCCTGTCTGCATGCACAGACCCCCTTTGCagacccctcctgctgctcacaggctctgcccagagggatggagaaccCAGAAACCCCAGAGCGGTGCCACCGCTCCGGCACAGCCGCGGGGTGtccaggctgagctctgccatCCATCACACCTGGGAGTGACCCCCCAGACCCTGGGGAGCCGGGCTGCACCCTGGGGACCCCCTTACCTTCTCAGGGCGCCGGCCAGGCCCAGGCAGAGCGCGGCGAGGAGGAGCAGGCGCCTCATGGCGTGGCTCGGTGGCCGTGCCCGCACCGGCAGCGCCGCGGTGCCGCTCTTATACCGACGGTGCCAAGCCCGATAAGGGCCCTGCCAGAGTCAACACCGGGCTCGGGCACCCCGAATGAATCACTGGCCACGGCCCAGGCGAGGCTGAGCGGGCGCTCCAGGGTCACGTTTGCTTTTCTGGGTGAGGACGGCGTTGGGGGACCTGtgggagctgagcaggggctggtTTGGCTGATTCTGGGGCAGTGGAGGCCCCGCAGAGGGAGCAGAATGGGGTCCCCgtcccagcaccagcccctTATCCACTGGTGGAAACCCCCCAAAACGCTTTAGGGGAacatttcccttctccttcaccccacagccccacccCAGGGACCTGCCCGTGGCCGTGGGGTGCCCCAAACCCCGGCAGCTGCGGGGAGGTGCAGGAAAGGGATGCGTTTGTGCCATCAGGGCAGCCGCCGACCTCATTTTAAAAGGCACAGACTAATTAGCAGTGATGAGCGGCGCGGGAAGGTGCGACTTTCCCTTCCACACGCCGGGAAGGAGCAGCTTCCCGTGGGAGACAGCTCCCCGGTGCTCTGCAGCCGCTAATGGGCTCGTCCCCGGTGAGTTTTGTTTAACTCGGGACGGGCGTCTCATTAAAGCCTCTGCGAGTGCAAACAGCAAATGCTGATGAACAAATAAAGCCTTCAGCTATGGGGGGAGCCAGTGGGGGCAGGCGAGGGTTTTCCTGCTGCCGCCATCTCCCAGGCCCGGGATGATGCTGTTTTCCTTATTCTCCATGGTTTTGGCCTTACATAATCGAGGGTGGGTGCTAAAGGGGGTGTTTTGTTCAGCGAGCCCCATTCACGTGATTAACAGGGTTTAGCACCGTGCTAATCAATTTTTTGTTTGTCCCAGTGAGCCTGTTTTATCTAATTAAATTTTATCTCATCAAAGCCCTCGCCCAGGAAATTAAAGTCCTCATTCGTGAGGCACAGGTACCAACggtggctggggacagctgagTCACGTCCTGCTGTCACCGGGAcctggtgtccccatccctggagatgctgCCAGGTCCCTCCTCTCCCCGGCTTTGCAGGCAGattaagctttaaaaaatgcatcaaaTATTTCTCGATGTGAGCAGGAGAGCATTGGGTACAGCACAGTTGATGCCGATGGCAAGTGCAGctgtttttccaaaacaaatgaaaattccCTGCATTCCCCCACGCTgcaatgctttatttttatttttttgtggcttttatACAAATTTATTATCTCCTTCGCCTTTTGAGATGCAGTTTAATGTACCAGCCTCTCTCCTTGTCCTAATCACATATTCATGGATTAGAAAGAAACTTcctaaaacaaaagcagctgcagcaagtgCCAGATCAGCTGAAAACAGCAAGTGGATTGTTCCAGACATGGTTTATAACCTGAAAATCCTGTCAGGAAACACAGCCTGAAGGGTCACTGGGCTTCGGAGATAAACGTGagggtgagcagcagcacagacacgCCAAACACTTCAAGTGAAATAGTTTATTTTGTGGAAAAGATTCCCCAATTGGATCATCATAATCTGCAAACTCCTGGCAGCGGGTTCAGTATTAAAATAGGAAGATGAAAGTTATAACGAGGCCAGACCTTTCATTTAGGAATTTCTGCAGTTAAGCAAATCTATTTTGACTTTTTAGTTATTTTAGAAGCAGTTTGATAAGCTAAACTCTCAGGGGCACTTCAACATTTCTATTTCAAGTGGAACAAAGTGGTGGTGTTTTTCTCAACGTTTTGGGAGCAACTGGACCGGATTTTCACAGCAAATTGGATCAAAAAGGCTTTGTTGCATACATATTCCAGCTGCACCTCAATGTCTGGAATGCACAGGGAAGAGATGCCCAATTTCCAGCTCGTGGTGTCCCTCGGCTTGGCAGGGCCAGCCCGTGCTGCTCTGTAGAAATTGAGGAAAGGTGACTCCAGCTCCTGGAATATCCCAGGCTGATAAGTCAGGAATGGCCTCTGCCAGgcaggggctgtccctgggtgcgTCCCACCCCTCCAGGGCCACAAACCTGCCCTCAGGTGCATCAGAAATAGGTTTTGCCCCTTGGGTGGAAAATGTGTCTCTCACCAACTGGGTGTAAAGCGCTTTCCTCCTTTAAAAAACCTGTTCTCAGGCTAAAAATGTGTTATCTGTGTTCCTTTCTACACGTTTCCTTTAGTGGAGCCACCACCACGACTGATTCACAGGGTGCCCCAgcagtgttttctgaaaaaccctttttttctgcctttatcaGACACTTCTCCCACCTGTTAATCTGTTTATCCACCACCGAGCCCTGCAAAGCGCTGCAGCAGCAAACTCTCACCTGAAAAACATCAACAAACAAGCAAGTTTCAGttaaataaaccccaaaatattcacctgggctgcagcagctgtggggagagCAGGACCAACATCTGATGATGGAGCTGATGGATGGTGGGAGCCCCACGGGCCCAGGGAtgagggggaatttgggaagtGACCCCAACTCGTGGTGCAGCTCCTGGGGGAGGTGGTGCTTCTCGGgatcttctctttgcttttagACAATCCAGGAGGATTCTCTGGGGTGGTGTGTCCCTGGGAGAGGATTGCTGTGGGTGGTGGAGATGTTTAAAGGTCAGCAGGCATCATCCCCGTGAGTCAAGGACCTTGAAAAAGGGGAATCTCTTGTTCCTGACCTTTCTGCCAGGGAAgaggctgggctgctgcagggctgctccgGAGCTACAAACCCCACGGTTCCTACAAAACAGTAGCCCAGCACTCCCCAAACCTCCTGGGAACCCTCAGGATGGGgtctgccaggctgctgcttgcaCCCCAAATGTTGCAGAACATTTTCCAGAGCTCGGGCAGGTGGAGGTCCATCCACCCCCAGCAGACACGGAGCCAGGTGGTGTAAAATGCTTTATCCCTGTGGAAGAGTgttccaccatttgttgcagtggggatcctgcaacagaAGAGCTTTCCTTGGAAGCACCCAGAGCTCGTTTTGGCAGCTGAGTTactcagggctgggctgggcacagctccctcagcactgctcagctccAAGGAAGCTCAGCTGAGTTTTGGGACAAAGCCGCTGGAAGATGGAGAATTGATGAAGAATTGGTGGAGGGGTGCAGGGTCCCAGGAGCcaaacagctgcagagcagcagagaaacacccaaatatatttaaatgagACCGCTGACAAGAGGGGAGGCGTCATGGAACCTCATGTGGGCTCGTTGGTGCCTCTGACCTGGGGGTAGAGCGTGACCGCATCCGGCACCGCTGCGCTGCCGGACCCCGCGCTGCAcccaaaatgctgctgaaacGGCCCTAAACCCTGCTGCCTGCacggccccagctgccccagagctggggagaaGGGACGGTGTGGAGAGCTCTGACCCCCAGGTAAATCAGCGCTGGGCACCGCGCTCCGCCGGGCGCTGGATGCGATGGCGTGGAAGCAGAGGGGTGGAACAACGGGAGGAGAGCGGGGCTGGGAATCTCCCTGGGCACGTGTTGCTGCCATCCTGAGCTTCCGTGGGCCAGCTGGGCCTGGCTCAAGTgggattaaaataatttggggCTTTCTGGAGTTTTTACTCACCTTCAGCCGAGCGCGGATGCCTCGGGTTGACCCCTCACTGCTCGGCCGAGGAGCAGCTCCTCGCAAGCCTTGATTTCAGCACTTTTCTTGAGAAAAAGCTGAAgtcctgggggctgcaggctCACAGAAGTTCCCTGAGACGCCAAAAAAAGCACATGTGGTGCCAGGCTCTCACCGGCTGCTCTCTCGAATCAGATTTCTCGATACCCAGCCGATATCGGCGCCTCCATCTCGCCGTACCCATCTCAgcacagaagctgctgctgctggtagTTGGATTTGGGGCTTATTTTGCAATTTCCTTTTGAGCAGCTCATTTCTCAGATCCttatctgctgctgcagcagcatctcctgcccCACAGTAGGAAATGAGCCTTTTGAGAAGGGCAGTCCTTCGAGAAGGATATCTGGGGACAGGTTTGTTCAGTAAGGGAGGGGGGAAATTCCTgcaagaaatgcttttttggCTTGGCACCGGTCAGGCTGTTTGGGTGAGTGGAATTCTGCAGGAGGTTGGTGGTTATCAGGAAAGCTTTTGATGAATTGGGCTCAGAAATGTGTCACAGAGGAAATGACAGGATCTGCTCCACAGGGTGGATAACGCCTTTGCTCTATCAATTTATCCATCAAATTGTCATGGCTGCTTTAATCACTGTCTCAAAGCCTCAGCTGAAGATCTCTCCCTATCAGCCGTTTATAAATAGGGAGTTTATAGCACTGAGGGAAGatttaaagtgcttttttttgcaAGTGGAAGCTCACAAAATGAACACCCCTCCCGCTATTTTTTACAAAATCAACACCCGTATTTTTTATCATAAATCCCTGGAGTGTTACTGCCAGAAGTCCCAAGCCAAGGGGCCCAGCCCCTTGgtgttttctgattttctgcCTTAAACCCTCTCAACTTCTACAGGATTGAAGCTCTCACAGCATTAAATCCGAGGTGTTTCAGACACAGAGGTGTTGGAGGGCCTCCGATATTTCTGTCTGGACCTTGTCTCACACCAGAGTCTCAAACCAACCCACGACCTTCCCCTGGTTACTTTttctatggatttttttttttttttccagactatAGTTAtctttttggggggttttggggttttcttgtggattaaaaaaaggaaataacgAACCGTGGGAGAGGATTAAAGCAAGAAGAATGAATTTCAATTCTGTCGCCACGGTGGAGCCCAGAAGCTCCAGACAAGTCTCAGATATGACCATGTATAAAGCCATTAATTCAGTGATAAGGGAGGGCCTGTGGCTCTGTGAGGGTGTGAGCCAGAGGGATTCTCACAGGGGGAGGGCTgggataaaataaaaaccctttATTTCACATCTGCAGTGTCCAACCACCGCTTCCAAGTGCTGAGCCTGATCCTCAGCTCGTGTGGAGCAGCGTGAGGCTCAACAGGACCATTTTTGTGGGCTGCCACCAGGTCTTGCTGcctctctgtgtcccccccagcaCCTGGAGACGCCTCAGCAGGAGGATGCTCAACAGCACTTGTGAGTGGTGAGTGCAACACCCCGGGGCACAGAGCCCTTCACAGCGTCCCTGGAACCATCCCAGGCccggctggatggggctctgagcaacctggtctggctgaagatgtccctgctcatggctggGGGTGACCttcaaaggtcccttcccacccaacccattccataaATCCATAATTCCATAAATCCATAATTTCATAATATCTGTaacttctctctcccctccatcACTACATTCCCCCGCTGGCAATGAGGCTTTTGAAAACCCTTCTGAGGACAGGCTCCCAAAAACGAGGGGCAAGGAACTCAAATCATTCTTGAAAACCAAGCCCCACATTTTGGGGCACATCCCCCCAAaggacaaaaaagcaaaaccgaAAGCTGCCAGCAAGCCCGGGCCTAAAACACGTCTTGAAGCGATGGAGGGATTGGAAAGAATTCGGTGATTTCAGGAGactgaatatttttctctcGTTCAGCTGGATTCCTGCTGTCACATCagctgtcacctctgtgctccACGCTCTCCTCTTGCTGGCCCTTTACATCATGCTCAGCAGGAAAATTGGTAATTACTGCCTTGGTGGCTTTCCCTGGGGATTTCTTGTTTTGGGCACCGGGGTGGAGTGGGaaaggggcagggcagggccaaGCTCGGGTCCAGGCTGGGGGTGAGCTGTGGGTGACGTGGGCAGTGGCAGTGAGGGTTGTACAACCTTGCATTGCTTCAAAACCATCTTCTTTTATTGCTCTTTTAGTAAAGTGCTGGGAAAATACCAAGAGGCAACTCACAGAGTATTAATTCAGATG
It encodes:
- the CTSE gene encoding cathepsin E, producing the protein MRRLLLLAALCLGLAGALRRVPLTRRRSLRKLLRDQGRLSHLWKAQGGLDTDSEDCAAFSETNEPLVNYLDMEYFGQISIGTPPQNFTVVFDTGSSNLWVPSVYCVSKACAEHTRFRPTQSSTYQAIGTPFSIQYGTGSLTGIIGSDQVAVEGLTVSNQQFAESISEPGKAFLDAGFDGILGLAYPSLAVDGVTPVFDNMMAQNLVELPIFSVYMSSNPESPQGGELLFGGFDTSRFTGTLNWVPVTQQGYWQIQLDNIQLGGTATFCANGCQAIVDTGTSLITGPTKEIKELQNLIGAVSVDGEYAVECSNLDVMPDLTFTINGLPYTLSARAYTLVEYGADMTFCISGFQGSDIPPPTGPLWILGDVFIRQFYSVFDRGNNLVGLAPAVP